The Candidatus Atribacteria bacterium genome includes a region encoding these proteins:
- a CDS encoding DUF370 domain-containing protein has translation MLNNLVNVGFGNFVNSTRIIAILNPDSAPMKRLKDEARTEKKIVDATCGRRTRAIIITDSNHVILSSIQPETIAHRFTEYEEQNPKLRENITK, from the coding sequence ATGCTAAACAATTTAGTTAATGTAGGTTTTGGGAATTTTGTAAATTCCACTAGAATTATAGCTATTTTAAATCCGGATTCCGCTCCTATGAAAAGATTAAAAGATGAAGCAAGAACAGAGAAAAAAATAGTTGATGCTACATGCGGAAGAAGAACCAGAGCAATCATCATTACCGATAGTAATCATGTAATATTATCTTCCATTCAACCGGAAACCATTGCCCACAGATTTACCGAATACGAAGAACAAAACCCCAAGTTAAGAGAAAATATTACCAAATAG
- a CDS encoding guanylate kinase gives MIDNSKRLSSFISEENTPSRKGLLFVISGPSGVGKGTLREKVFNIFPDLKYSVSVNTRPPRKEEIEGKDYYFVTVDEFKKRIEENIFVEWAIVHGDFKGTPIKFLIEELHKGRDVLLELDVQGAMQVKEKFPDGIFIFIAPPTWKDLEDRLRKRNTEGEKALEKRLKDARIEIEYEKYYNYLVVNDNIKSALKKLESIVIAERCKIVNYKK, from the coding sequence ATGATTGATAATAGCAAACGTTTATCATCTTTTATCTCTGAAGAAAATACACCGTCAAGAAAAGGCTTGCTTTTTGTGATCTCCGGTCCATCAGGGGTAGGTAAAGGTACCTTAAGAGAAAAGGTGTTTAATATTTTTCCTGATTTAAAATATTCGGTGTCGGTGAATACTCGGCCTCCTCGAAAGGAGGAAATAGAAGGCAAGGATTATTATTTTGTCACCGTGGATGAATTCAAAAAAAGAATAGAGGAAAATATTTTTGTAGAATGGGCTATTGTTCACGGAGATTTCAAAGGAACACCGATAAAATTTTTAATAGAAGAACTACATAAAGGGAGAGATGTCCTGCTGGAATTGGATGTTCAGGGTGCCATGCAGGTCAAAGAGAAATTTCCCGATGGAATTTTTATTTTTATAGCACCTCCAACCTGGAAGGATTTGGAGGATAGATTACGTAAAAGAAATACAGAGGGCGAAAAAGCACTGGAAAAAAGATTAAAAGATGCCCGCATTGAAATAGAATATGAAAAATACTATAATTATTTGGTAGTGAATGACAACATTAAAAGCGCTCTAAAAAAATTAGAATCTATAGTCATTGCCGAAAGGTGTAAAATAGTAAATTATAAAAAATGA
- the rpoZ gene encoding DNA-directed RNA polymerase subunit omega: MINNKYLLTMMVANRAKELTKGAKILIKPKCKHPISIALEEIKKGKVFLKEKEEPLKAEQIFNETEESLKPEDISDEVQDPEESEGSLDDLQEPEEIEEIFEKDEEIEKPEDLFD, encoded by the coding sequence ATGATAAATAATAAATACCTATTAACTATGATGGTAGCGAACAGGGCAAAAGAGTTGACCAAGGGAGCTAAAATTTTAATTAAACCCAAGTGTAAACATCCTATAAGCATCGCTCTTGAGGAAATAAAAAAAGGAAAAGTATTTCTTAAAGAAAAGGAAGAGCCTTTAAAAGCTGAGCAGATCTTTAATGAAACTGAAGAATCTCTAAAACCCGAAGATATATCTGATGAAGTTCAAGATCCTGAAGAATCAGAAGGATCGCTTGATGACCTGCAAGAACCCGAGGAAATCGAGGAGATTTTCGAGAAGGATGAAGAAATCGAAAAACCTGAAGACTTATTTGATTAA